From Rutidosis leptorrhynchoides isolate AG116_Rl617_1_P2 chromosome 3, CSIRO_AGI_Rlap_v1, whole genome shotgun sequence, a single genomic window includes:
- the LOC139896104 gene encoding LOW QUALITY PROTEIN: magnesium-chelatase subunit ChlD, chloroplastic (The sequence of the model RefSeq protein was modified relative to this genomic sequence to represent the inferred CDS: inserted 1 base in 1 codon), with amino-acid sequence MALVQSSSSTTNNSKLNSSLTNNSFIFPSSASSFKLSSPNSTNSYSSLKIKHNIHRFRIRASATLESSNGLATVSVDAPISNISYGRQYFPLAAVVGQDAIKTALLLGAIDREIGGIAISGKRGTAKTVMARGLHAILPPIDVVVGSTSNADPACPEEWEDGLADRVEYDAAGNVKTQVVKSPFVQIPLGVTEDRLIGSVDVEESVKTGTTVFQPGLLAEAHRGVLYVDEINLLDEGISNLLLNVLTDGVNIVEREGISFRHPCKPLLIATYNPEEGAVREHLLDRIAINLSADLPMSFEDRVAAVEIATQFQEKSNEVFKMMEEGTDSAKTQIILAREYLKDVSVSREQLKYLVMEALRGGSQGHRAELYAARVAKSLAALEGREKVNVDDLKKAVELVILPRAIFNETPPEEQQQQPPPPPPPPQSQETENQNEEEEKVVCHHGLNTKLMYEFIRLYVVLMLXLYEQDEDKEDEENENDEENEQQQDQIPEEFIFDAEGGLVDEKLLFFAQQAQRKKGKAGRAKNVIFSEDRGRYIKPMLPKGPVKRLAVDATLRAAAPYQKLRRAQDTQKIRKVFVEKTDMRAKRMARKAGALVIFVVDASGSMALNRMQNAKGAALKLLAESYTSRDQVAIIPFRGDAAEVLLPPSRSISMARKRLERLPCGGGSPLAHGLTTAVRVGMNAEKSGDVGRIMIVAITDGRANISLKRSNDPEAVSDAPRPSSQELKDEILEVAGKIYKAGMSLLVIDTENKFVSTGFAKEIARVAQGKYYYLPNASDAVISAATKDALSTLKNS; translated from the exons ATGGCCCTTGTTCAATCTTCTTCTTCAACAACAAATAATAGTAAACTTAACAGCTCGTTAACTAATAATTCATTCATATTTCCTTCTTCTGCATCATCCTTCAAATTATCAAGCCCTAATTCCACTAACAGTTATTCATCACTTAAAATCAAACACAACATTCATCGTTTTCGCATTCGTGCTTCTGCAACCCTAGAATCCAGCAACGGCCTCGCCACTGTCTCCGTCGACGCTCCGATTTCCAATATTTCTTACGGCAGACAGTATTTCCCTCTCGCCGCAGTTGTTGGACAG GATGCTATTAAAACTGCGCTATTACTCGGTGCCATCGACCGTGAGATCGGAGGGATTGCGATATCTGGTAAAAGAGGAACAGCAAAAACAGTAATGGCGCGCGGTTTACATGCTATTCTGCCTCCTATTGATGTAGTTGTTGGCTCAACTTCAAATGCTGATCCGGCGTGTCCAGAAGA GTGGGAAGATGGGCTTGCTGATAGGGTGGAATATGATGCTGCTGGTAATGTGAAGACTCAAGTTGTCAAATCCCCGTTTGTGCAGATTCCACTTGGTGTTACAGAAGATAGACTAATTGGATCTGTTGATGTTGAGGAGTCTGTTAAAACCGGAACCACTGTATTTCAGCCAGGACTTCTGGCTGAAGCACATAGAGGGGTTCTTTATGTTGATGAAATCAACTTGTTAGATGAAGGTATAAGTAATTTGCTCCTTAATGTGTTGACGGATGGTGTTAATATCGTTGAAAGGGAAGGAATCAGCTTTCGTCACCCATGCAAACCATTGTTGATTGCTACTTATAATCCAGAAGAGGGTGCTGTACGTGAACATTTACTTGACCGTATTGCAATCAATTTAAG TGCAGATCTTCCTATGAGTTTTGAGGATCGTGTTGCTGCTGTAGAGATTGCAACACAGTTTCAGGAAAAAAGTAACGAGGTTTTTAAAATGATGGAGGAAGGAACAGACTCTGCAAAGACTCAG ATTATTTTGGCAAGGGAATATTTGAAGGATGTAAGCGTTAGTAGAGagcaactgaagtacttggtcatgGAAGCTCTTCGTGGTGGTTCCCAG GGACACCGGGCTGAATTATATGCTGCACGTGTTGCCAAAAGTTTGGCGGCTCTGGAAGGTCGTGAAAAGGTCAATGTCGATGACCTGAAGAAAGCT GTTGAACTTGTGATTCTTCCTCGTGCAATATTTAATGAGACCCCTCCAGAAGAGCAACAGCAACagccaccaccacctccaccaccaccacaAAGTCAAGAAACTGAAAACCAGAATGAGGAAGAGGAAAAAGTGGTTTGTCATCATGGTTTAAACACTAAATTAATGTATGAATTTATCCGGTTATATGTCGTATTAATGC TTTTGTATGAACAGGATGAAGATAAGGAAGATGAGGAAAATGAAAACGATGAGGAGAATGAACAGCAACAGGACCAAATACCCGAAGAGTTTATCTTTGATGCAGAAGGCGGTCTTGTTGATGAGAAACTTCTCTTTTTCGCACAACAAGCACAAAGGAAAAAAGGGAAAGCTGGGAGGGCAAAAAATGTCATTTTCTCAGAAGATAGAGGTCGTTATATTAAGCCAATGCTTCCCAAG GGTCCAGTGAAAAGATTGGCTGTGGATGCAACTTTACGAGCAGCTGCACCTTATCAAAAGTTGCGTAGAGCACAGGACACACAAAAGATCAGAAAAGTTTTTGTAGAGAAAACAGATATGAGAGCTAAAAGAATGGCCCGCAAAGCAGGAGCTTTG GTCATATTTGTGGTTGATGCAAGTGGAAGCATGGCATTAAATCGCATGCAGAATGCCAAGGGTGCAGCTCTTAAACTATTAGCAGAGAGTTATACAAGCAGAGATCAG GTTGCGATCATTCCTTTCCGTGGAGATGCGGCAGAAGTTCTTTTGCCTCCTTCAAGATCCATATCGATGGCTAGAAAACGACTAGAGCGGCTTCCATGTGGTGGAGGATCTCCCCTAGCTCATGGACTTACCACG GCCGTCAGGGTAGGGATGAATGCAGAGAAGAGCGGGGACGTTGGACGTATAATGATTGTAGCAATAACGGATGGTAGAGCTAATATTTCACTCAAAAGATCCAATGATCCTGAAGCCGTCTCAGATGCGCCTAGACCTTCTTCTCAAGAGTTGAAA GATGAAATACTTGAAGTGGCCGGTAAAATTTACAAAGCGGGAATGTCTCTCCTTGTGATTGACACGGAAAACAAATTTGTTTCTACTGGTTTTGCTAAAGAGATTGCTCGAGTGGCTCAAG GAAAATATTATTACCTGCCTAATGCTTCAGATGCTGTCATCTCTGCTGCAACAAAGGATGCTTTATCAActttgaaaaactcttga
- the LOC139896105 gene encoding splicing factor 3B subunit 6-like protein has protein sequence MATISLRKSNTRLPPEVNRVLYVRNLPFNITSEEMYDIFGKYGAIRQIRIGTNKDTRGAAYVVYEDIYDAKTAVDHLSGFNVANRYLIVLYYQQGKMSKKFDQKKKEEELTKLQEKYGVTAKDL, from the coding sequence ATGGCTACAATCAGCTTGAGAAAGAGTAACACAAGGCTTCCACCAGAGGTAAACAGGGTTCTATACGTGCGTAACTTACCATTCAACATCACATCTGAAGAGATGTACGATATTTTCGGTAAATACGGTGCGATACGTCAAATACGTATCGGAACCAATAAGGATACACGTGGCGCTGCTTATGTGGTTTACGAAGATATATACGATGCGAAAACAGCAGTGGATCATCTATCTGGATTCAATGTTGCGAATCGGTATTTGATTGTGTTGTATTATCAGCAAGGGAAGATGAGTAAGAAATTTGATCAGAAGAAGAAGGAAGAGGAGCTTACTAAGCTTCAGGAAAAATACGGTGTAACTGCAAAAGATCTTTAA